A genomic window from Flavobacterium hankyongi includes:
- a CDS encoding UDP-N-acetylmuramoyl-tripeptide--D-alanyl-D-alanine ligase has protein sequence MRIEDIYQCFLQCDSVSTDTRKIEPNSLFIALKGEKFDANTFAEEALKKGALFVIIDDKKYFTNENKMLLVKDSLQTLQELANYHRNQLGLPIVALTGSNGKTTTKELINSVLSMKYNTKATIGNLNNHIGVPLTLLSFDENTDIGIVEMGANHQKEIEMLCEIAQPDYGYITNFGKAHLDGFGGFEGVIKGKSELYSYLRKNEKTVFINSDDPLQVEKGANIKCFTFGLKNEANIIIKYVEANPMVKISFNNQLINSHLIGIYNANNINAAITIGKYFNITDSDIKKAIEDYQPNNNRSQLIEKKTNKIILDAYNANPSSMLAAITNFIQLDSNNKIAILGDMFELGDESIDEHKKIVEILTKEPSVKTFFIGKDFYSNKIDINHVFFFENFLSFAEKFKSIPIENKTILIKGSRGMALEKTLDLL, from the coding sequence ATGAGAATAGAAGATATCTACCAATGTTTTTTACAATGTGACTCAGTTTCTACTGATACACGTAAAATTGAACCTAATTCCCTTTTTATAGCATTAAAAGGGGAAAAATTTGATGCAAATACCTTTGCTGAAGAAGCACTAAAAAAAGGAGCTTTGTTTGTTATAATTGATGACAAAAAATATTTTACTAATGAAAATAAAATGTTATTAGTAAAAGATAGCTTACAAACATTACAAGAACTCGCAAATTATCATAGAAATCAATTAGGATTACCAATAGTTGCATTAACAGGTAGTAACGGAAAAACAACTACAAAGGAACTTATTAACTCAGTTCTCTCTATGAAATACAACACAAAAGCCACTATTGGAAATCTTAACAACCATATAGGTGTGCCTTTGACTTTGCTTTCATTTGATGAAAACACTGACATAGGCATAGTTGAAATGGGTGCAAATCATCAAAAAGAAATTGAAATGCTTTGCGAAATAGCACAACCAGATTATGGCTATATCACAAATTTTGGTAAAGCCCACTTAGATGGTTTTGGGGGTTTTGAAGGTGTTATAAAAGGGAAAAGCGAACTATATTCTTATCTAAGAAAAAATGAAAAAACAGTTTTCATCAATAGTGATGACCCCTTACAAGTAGAAAAAGGAGCTAATATTAAATGTTTTACTTTTGGCCTGAAAAATGAGGCTAATATTATAATAAAATATGTTGAAGCAAACCCAATGGTTAAAATTAGTTTCAATAATCAACTAATCAATTCACATTTAATTGGAATTTACAATGCCAACAATATAAATGCTGCAATTACTATTGGTAAATATTTCAACATAACCGATTCAGATATAAAAAAGGCAATTGAAGATTACCAACCTAACAATAATCGCTCACAATTAATTGAAAAAAAAACAAACAAAATAATTCTAGATGCATACAATGCTAACCCAAGCAGCATGCTTGCAGCAATAACCAACTTTATACAACTTGATTCAAACAACAAAATTGCCATTTTAGGCGACATGTTTGAACTAGGTGACGAAAGCATTGATGAACATAAAAAAATAGTTGAAATCCTCACTAAAGAGCCTTCTGTTAAAACGTTTTTCATAGGTAAAGATTTTTATAGTAATAAAATAGACATAAATCACGTTTTTTTCTTCGAAAATTTTTTAAGTTTTGCTGAAAAATTTAAATCAATTCCTATTGAAAATAAAACAATTCTAATAAAAGGTTCCAGAGGAATGGCCTTAGAAAAAACATTAGATTTACTATAA
- the gldJ gene encoding gliding motility lipoprotein GldJ, giving the protein MKVNKIMTVRILFSMIVLFGFASCSKKSSSKNTSSATGWKINDPNGGFQYNSSFTKQETAPGLVLVEGGTFTMGKVQDDPMHDWNNSPSQQHVQSFYMDETEVTNMMYMEYLDWVKRVFPPTDENYKHIYEGALPDTLVWRNRLGYNETMTNNYLRHPAYKDYPVVGVNWLQATEFAKWRTNRVNEAILEREGYMKKGAKVVDVDANNTFDTEAYLVSPSTSFGGNEEIILQKTGRGGKKAKAKKAKGDDADATATAGAEGPTNVYAQKTSGVLLPEYRLPTEAEWEYAAAADVGQREYNIYRGQKKYPWKGQYTRSGKRQTRGDQLANFKQGKGDYGGIAGWSDDGADITAPVKSYKPNDFGLYDMAGNVAEWVQDVYRPMVDDEANDFNYFRGNVYTKNKIDKDGKLEFVTSETIKYDTLSNGKVVARNKPGEIAQVPVDENETYLRQNFSTSNNIGYRDGDKQSTRYFDFGSAEEGEKISEKKRMYDSPIHKVEVVKDSTGKIDSTAKLSRKFDKTGKRTTLIGDDVRVYKGGSWRDRAYWLDPAQRRYCQQEIASDYIGFRCAMSRVGPKSDFKKRPRN; this is encoded by the coding sequence ATGAAAGTAAACAAAATTATGACTGTAAGAATACTATTCTCCATGATAGTATTGTTTGGTTTTGCTAGCTGTAGCAAAAAGTCAAGCTCGAAAAACACTTCGTCAGCTACTGGATGGAAAATTAATGACCCTAATGGAGGTTTCCAGTACAATTCAAGCTTTACTAAACAAGAAACTGCCCCTGGTTTAGTACTAGTTGAAGGAGGTACGTTCACAATGGGTAAAGTTCAAGACGACCCAATGCACGACTGGAATAACTCTCCAAGTCAACAACACGTACAATCTTTTTACATGGATGAAACAGAAGTTACTAACATGATGTACATGGAGTATCTTGATTGGGTTAAGAGAGTATTCCCACCAACTGACGAGAATTACAAACATATATATGAAGGTGCATTACCAGATACTTTGGTTTGGAGAAATAGATTAGGTTATAATGAAACTATGACTAACAACTATTTAAGACATCCAGCTTATAAAGATTATCCTGTTGTAGGTGTAAACTGGTTACAAGCTACTGAGTTTGCTAAATGGAGAACAAATCGTGTTAACGAAGCTATTCTTGAAAGAGAAGGTTACATGAAAAAAGGAGCAAAAGTAGTTGATGTAGATGCAAATAATACTTTTGATACTGAAGCCTATTTAGTTTCTCCTTCTACTTCATTTGGTGGTAATGAGGAAATTATTTTACAAAAAACTGGTCGTGGAGGCAAAAAAGCTAAAGCTAAAAAAGCTAAAGGAGATGATGCTGATGCTACTGCTACTGCTGGTGCTGAAGGACCGACTAATGTATATGCACAAAAAACATCTGGTGTTTTATTACCAGAATATAGACTTCCAACAGAAGCTGAGTGGGAATATGCTGCTGCTGCAGATGTAGGTCAAAGAGAATACAACATTTATAGAGGACAAAAGAAATATCCTTGGAAAGGTCAATATACTAGATCTGGTAAAAGACAAACAAGAGGTGATCAATTGGCTAACTTCAAACAAGGTAAAGGAGATTACGGAGGAATTGCAGGATGGTCAGATGACGGTGCAGATATTACAGCTCCCGTAAAATCTTACAAGCCTAACGATTTCGGACTATATGATATGGCTGGTAACGTTGCTGAATGGGTACAGGATGTATACCGACCAATGGTTGATGATGAAGCAAATGACTTCAACTACTTCCGTGGTAACGTTTATACTAAAAATAAAATCGACAAAGATGGCAAATTAGAGTTTGTAACTTCTGAAACAATCAAATATGATACGTTAAGTAATGGTAAAGTTGTTGCAAGAAACAAACCAGGAGAAATTGCTCAAGTGCCTGTTGACGAAAACGAAACTTATTTAAGACAAAACTTCTCTACAAGTAACAATATTGGATACCGAGACGGAGACAAACAATCAACTCGTTATTTTGATTTTGGAAGCGCTGAAGAAGGAGAAAAAATAAGCGAAAAGAAAAGAATGTATGACTCTCCTATTCACAAAGTAGAAGTTGTTAAGGATAGTACTGGAAAAATTGACAGCACTGCTAAATTGAGTCGTAAGTTTGACAAAACTGGAAAAAGAACAACTTTAATTGGCGATGATGTAAGAGTTTACAAAGGAGGGTCATGGAGAGACAGAGCTTATTGGTTAGATCCAGCTCAGAGAAGATACTGCCAACAAGAAATTGCTTCTGACTACATTGGATTCAGATGTGCAATGTCTAGAGTAGGTCCAAAATCTGACTTCAAGAAAAGACCAAGAAACTAA
- a CDS encoding exo-beta-N-acetylmuramidase NamZ family protein → MIYSFSFRRINTFVGVKNTFLFLFFTMISCGNCKKSNQSSVNSLQKGDSIEIKCKDATQSEMYKLVLGADNSKTYLPLLKGKKVGIVTNQTGILSNKTHLVDFLIEKKIKLQKIYAPEHGFRGTADAGELIKDGKDTKTSLPIVSLYGNNKKPKPEQLAGIDIMIFDLQDVGARFYTYISSLHYVMEACAENNIPLLVFDRPNPNGGIVDGSILEKEHSSFVGMHQIPVLHGMTIGEYAKMINGEKWLHPSTNSGQAVQCNLTIIPCLNYKHESSYSLPVKPSPNLPNDQAINLYASLCFFEGTNVSVGRGTEKQFQIYGSPYLNNNGFSFTPKPNLGAKDPVWNGKECFGEDLTKIEKVKRLELKWLIKAYKENAQTKTPFFNDFFTKLAGTKKLQQQIESGASETEIRKSWEKGLKDFKETRKKYLLYN, encoded by the coding sequence ATGATTTACAGTTTTTCTTTTCGACGTATAAATACATTCGTTGGTGTCAAAAATACATTTTTATTCTTGTTTTTTACAATGATTTCGTGTGGAAATTGCAAGAAAAGCAATCAGTCGTCAGTTAACAGTTTACAGAAAGGAGATAGTATAGAAATTAAATGCAAAGATGCAACTCAAAGTGAAATGTACAAACTTGTATTAGGTGCTGATAACTCAAAAACCTATTTACCGCTTTTAAAAGGCAAGAAAGTTGGCATCGTTACTAATCAAACGGGAATACTTTCTAACAAAACTCATTTAGTAGATTTTTTAATTGAGAAAAAAATAAAACTACAAAAAATTTATGCTCCAGAACATGGATTTAGAGGAACTGCAGATGCTGGTGAATTAATAAAGGATGGCAAAGACACTAAAACTAGCTTACCAATAGTTTCTTTGTATGGAAATAACAAAAAACCAAAACCTGAACAATTAGCAGGTATTGACATTATGATTTTTGATTTGCAGGATGTTGGCGCTAGATTTTACACCTATATATCATCTTTACATTATGTGATGGAAGCTTGTGCAGAAAACAACATTCCGTTACTGGTTTTTGACAGACCAAATCCAAACGGAGGAATTGTCGATGGATCAATTTTAGAAAAAGAACATAGTAGTTTTGTAGGCATGCATCAAATACCTGTGCTTCATGGAATGACAATTGGTGAATATGCTAAAATGATTAACGGAGAAAAATGGCTTCACCCTTCGACAAACTCAGGGCAAGCGGTTCAATGTAATTTAACTATTATCCCTTGTTTAAACTATAAACATGAATCTTCATATAGTTTACCTGTAAAACCTTCACCAAATTTACCTAATGATCAAGCAATCAATTTATATGCGAGTTTATGTTTTTTTGAAGGAACCAATGTAAGTGTAGGACGTGGAACCGAAAAACAATTTCAAATTTACGGCTCTCCATATTTAAATAACAATGGATTTAGTTTTACACCAAAACCAAATTTGGGGGCTAAAGATCCTGTTTGGAATGGAAAAGAATGTTTCGGAGAAGATTTAACCAAAATAGAAAAAGTAAAACGCCTTGAATTAAAATGGCTGATTAAAGCCTATAAAGAAAACGCACAAACAAAGACTCCATTCTTTAATGACTTTTTTACCAAATTAGCTGGAACAAAAAAACTGCAGCAACAAATTGAAAGTGGCGCTTCTGAAACTGAAATTAGAAAATCTTGGGAAAAAGGATTGAAAGATTTCAAAGAGACAAGAAAAAAGTACTTGTTATACAATTAA
- a CDS encoding endonuclease III domain-containing protein, producing the protein MSATKTWEEKLTPLLTKYKNKKHPLEYQNLYQLMIMVILSAQDSDANINKITPALFKIYPNLESLSVSNTEALIPFISKVRNFGTKAGWIIEIAQELKEDKKIPLTMESLVSLKGIGRKSANVIMREMNSPSEGIICDLHVIRVAPRIGLIPETKDGNKVEKQLMQVLPKEIWGEIGMAISFLGREICRPTNPKCDQCPINIHCDYFKTLKN; encoded by the coding sequence ATGAGTGCAACTAAGACATGGGAAGAAAAATTAACTCCTCTCCTAACTAAATATAAAAACAAAAAACATCCTTTAGAGTATCAAAACTTATATCAGCTTATGATTATGGTGATACTCTCCGCACAAGATTCTGATGCAAATATTAACAAAATCACCCCTGCCTTGTTTAAAATTTATCCTAATTTGGAAAGTTTGTCAGTTTCTAACACCGAGGCTTTGATTCCCTTTATTTCAAAAGTGAGAAACTTTGGAACAAAAGCAGGATGGATCATTGAAATTGCTCAAGAACTAAAAGAAGATAAAAAAATTCCACTAACAATGGAAAGTTTAGTTTCACTAAAAGGAATAGGAAGAAAATCGGCAAACGTTATCATGCGTGAGATGAATTCCCCTTCAGAAGGCATAATTTGTGATTTACATGTTATAAGAGTGGCTCCTAGAATTGGCTTAATCCCCGAAACCAAAGACGGGAACAAAGTTGAAAAACAGCTAATGCAAGTTTTACCAAAAGAAATTTGGGGAGAAATTGGCATGGCTATTTCATTTTTAGGGCGCGAAATCTGCCGACCTACCAATCCTAAATGTGATCAATGTCCGATTAATATTCATTGTGACTACTTCAAGACGCTTAAAAATTAG
- a CDS encoding ABC transporter permease: MNLEYFIARRLTRAKDHKSNISSPIIKIAIAAIAIGVVMMIVSVATGIGLQNKIRQKIAAFNGHIVISNFDDNQSEVSLNPVSTNQDFYPKFKSVQGINHIQAVASKGGIIRTERSFEGIVFKGVGKDYKWDNLTEYLVQGRIPNLKEELNSEILISEYLANRLELKLGDKCNTFFMKEGGNQLPNLRVFKIVGIYNSGFQEFDATFLLGDIRHIQKMNKWKPTEVGAFEVFVDDFDKIEEKGAEVYNNTQNKDDISKTLDTQTISQKYFYIFEWLKLFDFNILVILSIMIVVATINMVVALLVLILERTQMIGILKSIGANNWTVRKIFLFNALYLIAQGLLWGNVIGIGLLLIQKHFGIVKLNPENYYVNTAPVDINLLYIFLLNIGTVAVCFLVLHIPSHIVTKISPVKAIKFS, translated from the coding sequence TTGAATTTAGAATATTTTATTGCCCGAAGATTAACTAGGGCTAAAGACCATAAAAGTAATATATCTTCGCCAATTATAAAAATTGCGATTGCTGCTATTGCTATTGGTGTTGTCATGATGATTGTGTCAGTGGCCACAGGAATTGGTCTTCAAAACAAAATACGTCAAAAAATTGCTGCCTTTAACGGTCATATTGTAATTTCAAATTTCGATGACAACCAATCAGAAGTAAGTCTTAATCCAGTCTCAACAAATCAAGATTTTTATCCAAAGTTTAAATCGGTACAAGGAATAAATCATATTCAGGCTGTAGCAAGTAAAGGAGGGATTATTAGAACTGAGAGATCATTCGAAGGGATAGTATTTAAAGGAGTAGGTAAAGACTATAAATGGGACAATCTAACAGAATATCTAGTCCAAGGAAGAATTCCTAATCTTAAAGAAGAGTTAAACTCTGAGATACTTATATCCGAATATTTAGCGAACCGATTAGAACTAAAGCTAGGTGATAAATGCAATACCTTTTTTATGAAAGAAGGAGGGAATCAATTGCCAAATCTTAGGGTATTCAAAATAGTAGGGATTTATAATTCAGGATTTCAAGAGTTTGATGCTACATTCTTATTAGGAGATATTCGCCATATTCAAAAAATGAATAAATGGAAACCTACCGAGGTAGGTGCTTTTGAAGTATTTGTTGATGATTTTGATAAGATTGAAGAAAAAGGAGCCGAAGTTTATAATAACACTCAAAACAAAGATGATATATCTAAGACATTAGATACGCAAACAATCTCTCAAAAGTACTTTTATATATTCGAATGGTTAAAGCTATTTGATTTTAACATATTGGTTATTCTTTCAATTATGATTGTAGTAGCCACCATTAATATGGTTGTTGCTCTGCTTGTTCTAATATTAGAACGTACACAAATGATTGGTATTCTGAAATCGATTGGAGCAAACAATTGGACAGTCAGAAAAATATTCCTTTTCAATGCACTGTATTTAATTGCTCAAGGACTTCTTTGGGGTAATGTAATAGGTATAGGGTTATTACTTATTCAAAAACACTTCGGTATTGTAAAACTTAATCCCGAAAACTATTATGTAAATACAGCCCCAGTAGATATAAATCTATTGTATATCTTCTTACTTAATATAGGGACAGTGGCTGTTTGTTTTTTAGTACTACACATACCATCACATATTGTGACCAAGATTTCACCAGTCAAAGCTATTAAGTTTAGTTAG